From Plasmodium brasilianum strain Bolivian I chromosome 3, whole genome shotgun sequence, the proteins below share one genomic window:
- a CDS encoding methyltransferase, with amino-acid sequence MMEILPAGYSDFRSREYWNSFFQAFDKKNFEWYGTYEDIKSIVYKCIKGRLNYCNEEANGDLKKELVNKNCLIINTGCGNSNISYEFYEDGFDNIINIDYSDVVINKMRKKFGDKMEYINIDISDRKAFDNLLENLEKVKIKNKKDFKIFFDKAFLDAYISCNENEEEICKSNAKNYFSIILKYLNKGDLFIIITLAQYYIIKEVVRNIYNENVKLEVIPFLIKKNTSEFKYHPFVFALYKSDKKKKEYTANFVHLENNSTSVISLWKLPQEINQTRENVNLHIFKKGKRIILDIFNNNLNKCTYNVIVYDSNNAQVTYNTVVIVVPFGYEFHSLYATAEGNEELARKAKTRRLLLVMKSNFMLSLDEDNDNKQNESAYKGKHDTCFTGSIIQSTNNCNAALRNEKRESSVSLYYNNDGNDNNDNNVNNDNNSCVALNGYGSTKQYLNGLTSHVNQGGTSENMGKKDAQVISNTGNGSTPLNNNLQSELYANSNSVNILLDSIKNELQNILNELALPNSSNFPIMALNEDVKDCKIIGHEKSKYCSTIIIRDVLVTEEFISENFIFDRDNTEKKKKKKKKKSNETNSKSNGGETHNMWDDALFAIEKNKKEKEIYFKNKEIYKRQMIFSYDPLTVQSELIYTKKEKEEKINFEYIESASQYHINFCCSFFFIINTNFIKEKNFINICILGGGTNVLSNIIKSIFYDYYLHFDIIEIDETVHKFYSLFFDEQMKINEKYITNYLINDAYDYIQNFDKAQFYDIIFLDMNNSQNSYIQINDCKIHITCPHVKFLNKEIISSIKKILKENGILVINLLTRDIKARTYVYQLFKTLFVSVINISSSNKEINDVIVCSSEVITEERISTFHIGLMEMIKKNYDKWFLNFDFKNFIHNVKIM; translated from the exons ATGATGGAGATTTTACCAGCAGGTTACTCTGATTTTCGAAGTAGGGAGTACTGGAATAGTTTCTTCCAAgcttttgataaaaaaaatttcgaaTGGTATGGCACATATGAAGATATAAAAAGCATTGtttataaatgcataaaagGAAGATTAAATTATTGTAATGAAGAAGCAAATGGTGATTTGAAAAAAGAACTAGTAAACAAAAAttgtttaataataaatacaggATGTGGGAATTCAAATATAAGCTATGAATTTTATGAAGACGGTTTTGATAATATTATCAACATAGATTATTCAGATGtagtaattaataaaatgcgTAAAAAGTTTGGAGATAAAatggaatatataaatattgataTTAGCGATAGGAAAGCATTTGATaatttattagaaaatttagaaaaagtgaaaataaaaaacaaaaaagactttaaaattttttttgataaagcTTTTTTAGATGCTTATATATCatgtaatgaaaatgaagaggaaatatgtaaaagtaatgcaaaaaattatttttctattattttaaaatatcttaATAAAGgggatttatttattattattactttagcgcaatattatataattaaagaagttgttagaaatatatataacgaaaatgtaaaattagaAGTAATTCCTTttctgataaaaaaaaatacaagtgAATTTAAATATCATCCCTTTGTTTTTGCCCTTTATAAAAgtgataaaaagaaaaaggagtATACTGCTAATTTTGTACATTTAGAAAACAATTCAACAAGTGTTATATCTTTATGGAAATTACCACAAGAAATAAATCAAACTCGAGAAAATGTAAACctccatatatttaaaaagggaAAGAGAATAATTctagatatatttaataataatttaaataaatgcacTTATAATGTAATTGTATATGATTCAAACAATGCACAAGTTACATATAACACAGTTGTCATAGTAGTGCCATTTGGATATGAGTTTCATTCACTTTATGCTACTGCAGAAGGGAATGAAGAACTGGCGAGAAAGGCAAAAACTAGGAGGTTGCTCCTAGTGATGAAGTCCAACTTTATGTTGTCCCTTGATGaagataatgataataagcAGAATGAAAGTGCTTATAAGGGAAAGCATGATACATGTTTCACTGGAAGCATAATCCAAAGTACAAATAATTGTAACGCTGCTTTACGTAATGAAAAGCGGGAAAGCAGTGTAAGCCTCTATTACAATAATGACggtaatgataataatgataataatgttaataatgataataattcatGCGTTGCGTTAAATGGATATGGAAGTACAAAGCAGTACCTGAATGGACTAACTAGCCATGTAAATCAAGGGGGAACTTCGGAAAACATGGGGAAAAAAGATGCTCAAGTAATTAGTAACACTGGCAATGGAAGTACtccattaaataataatctGCAAAGTGAGTTATACGCAAACAGTAATTCAGTTAATATACTTTTAGATTCCATTAAAAATGAGCTACAGAATATTCTAAACGAGTTAGCTCTACCTAATTCCAGCAATTTCCCAATAATGGCTCTAAATGAAGACGTGAAAGATTGTAAAATTATCGGTCATGAAAAGTCAAAATACTGTTCAACTATTATAATACGGGACGTGCTAGTTACAGAGGAGTTCATTTCGGAAAATTTTATCTTCGATAGGGataatacagaaaaaaaaaaaaaaaaaaaaaaaaaaaagagcaacGAGACAAACAGCAAAAGTAACGGCGGAGAAACGCACAATATGTGGGACGATGCCCTTTTTGCaattgagaaaaataaaaaagagaaggaaatttattttaaaaataaagagattTATAAAAGACAAATGATATTTTCCTACGATCCATTAACTGTTCAGTCTGAATtaatatacacaaaaaaagaaaaggaggaaaaaataaatttcgaATATATTGAATCAGCTAGCCaatatcatataaatttttgttgtagttttttttttataataaataccaattttataaaagaaaaaaatttcataaatatatgtatattaggAGGAGGTACTAATGTACTTTCAAATATTATCAAATCGATattttatgattattatttacattttgatATAATTGAAATAGATGAAACAGTGCACAAATTttattccttattttttgatgaacaaatgaaaattaatgaaaagtatataacaaattaCTTAATAAATGACGCCTATGATTACATACAAAATTTTGACAAAGCAcaattttatgatattatatttcttgaTATGAACAATTCTCAAAATTcgtacatacaaataaatgattGCAAGATACACATTACTTGTCCCcatgttaaatttttaaataaggaaattatctcaagtattaaaaaaattttgaaagaaAATGGAATTTTggttattaatttattaacacGTGATATTAAAGCTCGGACTTATGTATATCaactttttaaaactttATTTGTGTCTGTTATAAATATCTCATCATCTAATAAG gAAATTAATGACGTCATTGTTTGCAGCTCGGAGGTGATAACAGAGGAAAGGATTTCTACGTTTCATATAGGCCTAATGGAAATG ATCAAAAAGAATTACGATAAATGGTTTTTAAACTTTGattttaagaattttatacataatgtCAAGATTATGTGA
- a CDS encoding chaperone protein DnaJ has translation MFPLRILRKAWNDNFIFERKYFTEILFRGEKNKKVKICSRSSPFYSYSRNINTSRKCLNQDPYTVLGLSKNATTSEIKKQFRLLAKKYHPDINPSPDAKQKMASITAAYELLSDPKKKEFYDKTGMTDDMNYENQSSSNFEGSFSGFGDASFMFTDFAEMFTNMAGTKSSSTRGEDIQTEITLKFMEAIKGCEKNIRLNVKVSCNNCNGTGKKPGTNLTICKVCNGSGIQRMERGPIIIGVPCRNCSGNGQIINNPCKHCSGSGVKFQTKNITLDIPPGIKKGMQMRIPNQGHSGYRGGKNGHLFVTINIEPHKVFKWVDDNIYVDVPLTIKQCLLGGVVNIPTLNGDMDLLIRPKTYPNSEKVLKGKGPCKVDSHTNGDLIIKFSLKIPDKLTHRQVELIEEFNRIEMGLSNTQNTNRPMDDCDNASARATPKGDTSTSGSTSGINNKNRNNNSSGNSTDNRSINNSGNCKVNANERGEKNIPKPPPLSQKKKYINKLEGTNSSNVPIPPPPPTSSSSASKEKYASGRSANKQRAKEQNANGHSANEQNANGHSANGHSANGHSANGHSANEQNANERSANEQNTNEQNANEQNNAANEDSKLNSNMNNSYSYDDNYYSSKVKNTNHMKSVEHANSVNNSNINQVDNTAYIFDKSTKESLNFSNQHTVNINNGSSGTTISSSNSIGNGKNNNKSDDSYKEERDKKRSSTTSTFSYAKKWITEKLKPNN, from the coding sequence ATGTTTCCTTTGAGAATTCTGCGAAAGGCATGGAAcgataattttatttttgaaagaaaatatttcacAGAGATATTATTTAGAGgggaaaagaataaaaaagtaaaaatatgtagTAGGAGTAGTCCATTTTATTCCTATagtagaaatataaatacttcTAGAAAATGTCTGAACCAAGATCCGTATACAGTATTGGGTTTATCAAAAAATGCTACAACGAGTGAAATTAAGAAACAGTTTCGTTTACTAGCCAAGAAATATCATCCAGATATAAACCCGTCTCCTGatgcaaaacaaaaaatggcTAGTATAACAGCAGCATATGAATTATTATCCGAtcctaaaaaaaaagaattttatgataaaacAGGAATGACTGATGATATGAATTATGAAAATCAATCTTCATCAAATTTTGAAGGTTCATTTTCAGGGTTTGGTGATGCATCTTTTATGTTTACAGATTTTGCAGAAATGTTTACAAACATGGCTGGAACGAAAAGTAGTTCAACTAGAGGTGAAGATATTCAAACAGAAATtactttaaaatttatgGAAGCTATTAAAGGATGTGAAAAGAATATCAGATTAAATGTTAAAGTGTCTTGTAATAATTGTAATGGGACAGGTAAAAAACCCGGTACCAATTTAACCATATGTAAAGTTTGTAACGGTTCAGGTATTCAACGAATGGAAAGAGGTCCTATAATTATTGGAGTACCATGTCGAAATTGTTCAGGGAATGgacaaattattaataacCCATGTAAACATTGTTCAGGTAGTGGAGTAAAATTTCAAACAAAAAACATTACTCTAGATATCCCTCCAGGAATTAAAAAAGGTATGCAGATGAGAATTCCAAATCAAGGCCATTCAGGATATAGAGGTGGAAAAAATGGTCATCTATTTGTTACTATAAACATTGAACCACATAAAGTTTTTAAATGGGTTGatgataatatttatgtagaTGTACCATTAACTATTAAACAATGTCTTCTAGGTGGTGTCGTTAATATTCCTACCCTTAATGGTGATATGGATTTACTTATTCGACCAAAAACTTATCCTAATTCtgaaaaagttttaaaaggTAAGGGACCATGTAAAGTAGATTCACATACAAATGGTGATCTTATCATAAAATTTAGTTTAAAAATACCTGATAAATTAACACATAGACAAGTGGAATTGATTGAGGAATTTAACAGAATTGAAATGGGGCTATCAAACACGCAAAACACCAATAGACCAATGGACGATTGTGATAATGCCAGTGCTCGTGCTACTCCAAAGGGGGATACCAGTACCAGTGGCAGTACCAGTGGAAtcaataacaaaaataggaataataatagtagcgGCAATAGTACCGATAACAGGAGCATCAACAACAGTGGCAACTGCAAGGTCAACGCAAATGAAAGAGGGGAGAAGAACATTCCCAAACCTCCACCATTAtcgcagaaaaaaaaatacataaataaattagaagGAACGAATTCGTCTAACGTACCCATTCCCCCTCCACCTCCTACATCCTCGTCCAGTGCAtcgaaagaaaaatatgcaagTGGACGAAGTGCGAATAAACAAAGAGCGAAGGAACAAAATGCGAATGGACATAGTGCGAATGAACAAAACGCGAATGGACATAGTGCGAATGGACATAGTGCGAATGGACATAGTGCGAATGGACATAGTGCGAATGAACAAAACGCGAATGAACGGAGTGCGAATGAACAAAATACGAATGAACAAAAtgcaaatgaacaaaataatgcCGCGAATGAAGATAGCAAATTGAATAGTAACATGAACAACAGTTATAGCTATGATGATAATTATTACTCTAGTAAGGTAAAGAATACTAATCACATGAAAAGTGTTGAACATGCGAATAGTGTTAATAATTCTAACATAAACCAAGTAGATAATACAGCTTATATATTTGACAAGTCCACAAAGGAATCTCTAAACTTTAGTAATCAACACACTGTTAACATAAATAACGGTAGCAGTGGAACTACCATCagcagtagtaatagtataggaaatggaaaaaataataacaaatcaGACGATTCATATAAAGAGGAAAGAGACAAAAAGAGAAGCTCCACTACTTCAACTTTTTCATATGCTAAAAAGTGGATTACTGAAAAATTAAAGCCAAACAATTGA